The DNA sequence GTGGAAATATTAACGACAGGCACGCCATTCTGAGCCCTGTCAAGGCTTGTGTTGTACCTTGAATTAGGATCAACCTGAAGTCCGTCGGCAAGAATATTAAAGCTGAACACGTTTAGCAGCAGTGCCGCAGTTAATTTGCGTAATATCTTACTTTTTCCTCTCATTGTTCATCTCCTTTCGATATTTTTAAAAATCTATAAATTATTGTTTTTTATTACTGTCTAAAATTGTACTTAATTTTTTTTAAATTTGAACCAATAGAATACTTTTTTTTTTAAGTTTCATTTCAAAAATTTTTATACATTGTCTAAAAACTTACTTTCAAGGAACCGCTAAAATACATTTCCTGCTTCTTAGGGCTTAAATAGTCTGAATGCGACATTGGCCTTGCATATCCAAAGTCAAAATCAAAGATTTTTGTATCAAATCTGATTCCAGCTGTCATTCCAGTTACATATCCAGTCCTGTATTTAGATTTATCCCTGTTATACTTTGCAGCCCCATATCCATAATTAACATACGGAGAAACAACCGCAAATTTCTTAACTGGAATATTATATGCTAATTCATTGCTGACTTCTATAGCCTTGTCTCCCTGAATGGACTCCCTTGTATGGTAGCCCCCTACACTTCCGACACCGCCTATTGTCTGTCTTTCACTTCCATAAAGCACATCATTTGAATAGCTCCCGTTAACATTTGCCCTGTATACAAGCTTGTTCGTTATGGGCTTGTAGTAGCTAAGGTTCATACTGTATTTATGGAACTGTGCCTTTGGCGTAGTATCTATCTTTCCGCTGTCCCTTTCAGCATGAAATATTTTAAGCCCTCTCTCATATCCAAAAGAGCTTCCAAAAATCCCTCCGAAAAGTGAAGTTGTAGCATTAAGGCTTAAAGTACCAACAGCAAGTTTTCTGTCAGATAATACAGACTTTTCAAGATA is a window from the Leptotrichia trevisanii DSM 22070 genome containing:
- a CDS encoding ShlB/FhaC/HecB family hemolysin secretion/activation protein, whose translation is RGINLNIDSPLGIGDNFYFTYMTVPKKDPNRSWKKTVEQLQPGEILPIGPTGYDPLKGDTLPYKRRLDMFNFGYTMKFRTYTLKLNSSKSIQESSFYSANTVYDMYSGSHTLSADLEKILFRNQKSKVSLDLGIKRKHNQSYLEKSVLSDRKLAVGTLSLNATTSLFGGIFGSSFGYERGLKIFHAERDSGKIDTTPKAQFHKYSMNLSYYKPITNKLVYRANVNGSYSNDVLYGSERQTIGGVGSVGGYHTRESIQGDKAIEVSNELAYNIPVKKFAVVSPYVNYGYGAAKYNRDKSKYRTGYVTGMTAGIRFDTKIFDFDFGYARPMSHSDYLSPKKQEMYFSGSLKVSF